The following are from one region of the Salvia hispanica cultivar TCC Black 2014 chromosome 1, UniMelb_Shisp_WGS_1.0, whole genome shotgun sequence genome:
- the LOC125202634 gene encoding non-specific lipid-transfer protein-like has translation MSRFLHILALLLFVSKYVVSAPSCVLVVKDVAPCLEYLQGKGASPECCQGVNDLSGHAKTKEDRTAICNCVKQALSSYKYDPKLIPLLPKKCGSNLELPPVDKDYDCSKA, from the exons ATGAGCCGCTTCCTTCACATACTCGCCCTCCTCTTGTTCGTCTCAAAATACGTCGTCTCTGCTCCTTCATGTGTGCTGGTTGTGAAGGACGTAGCGCCTTGCCTCGAGTACCTGCAGGGAAAAGGTGCCTCCCCTGAGTGCTGCCAAGGGGTGAATGATTTAAGTGGCCACGCTAAAACCAAAGAAGATCGAACCGCCATTTGTAACTGTGTGAAGCAAGCTCTTTCTTCCTATAAGTATGATCCCAAGCTTATCCCTCTTCTTCCTAAGAAATGTGGATCAAATCTTGAGTTGCCACCCGTTGATAAAGACTATGATTGCTCCAA GGCCTAG